CCTGGCCAGCACCGAGCGGCTGCTCGCCGAGGCCCAGGGACTGGCCTTTGATGTGCAGCGCCTGGACCGGGAGTTCGCCCGCCTGTATCCGGCCGAGTATGCCAGCGGCATCAGCGGCCAGCGCCTGGCCCAGGAGGCGCGCGAGCGCTGGAGGAGCGGGCTCGACGGCCTGCACACCGCCCTGCGCGTGCAGGCCCAGGTGGCGCAGAACCTGGCCCTGGACGAGAGCGTGTTGAGCGAACTGGTGCAGCTGAGCCAGGCCGCCGGCGGTGCGCTGCAGGCCACCCAGGCCACCAACCAACTGCTGGCCCTGCAGGCCAAGCAATCGATCCAGGCCCAGCAGCTGCAGATCACCCAGAACCGCGCCATCGCCCTGGAGCTGGCGCGCCAGGCCGCCGCGGCCGAGGAAGCGCGCGAACTGCGCCGGCGTTTCATGGGCAGCGGCACGCCCTATACACCCTACCCCGTGCAGTTCTATCGGTAGGGAGGCTGGCTCCATGAGATTCCTGACACTGCTGCCGCTGCTGATGCTGGCCGCCTGCGGCCAGGCCGACGATGGCGTCGTGGCGCGGCAAGACGATTCGGTAGAGCGCTTCTACTCCGGCTGCGCGCGACCGGGCGAGTTCCGAAGCGCCGCGGAGTTGCCGGCGATCCCGCCGAGCTTCGACGAGGACGTGCGATGAACGACGTCAGCGTGATCGACCGTTTCCTCGAGGTGTTCGGCCTGTATATCGATACCGGCTTCGGCCTGCTCGGCGGCGAGGTGGCCTTTCTCACCCTGACCCTGGTGGCCATCGACATGACCCTGGCCGGGCTGTTCTGGGCCATGGGCGGCGAGGACGTCAGCGCCAAGCTGATCCGCAAGATTCTCTACGTCGGCGCCTTCGCCTTCATCATCGGCAACTTCAACGCGCTGGCGAAAATCCTCTTCAACTCCTTCGCCGGACTGGGCCTGCTGGCCTCGGGTTCCGCACTGAATCAGGCCGAGCTCCTGCAGCCGGGGAACCTGGCCGCCATAGGTGTCGAGGCGGGGCGCCCATTGCTCGATCAGATCAGCCGCCTCAGTGACTTCCCCAAGGTCTTCGGCAACCTGCACAGCATTCTGGTGCTGTTTCTGGCCTGGTTGGTGGTGATCGTCAGCTTCTTCTTCCTGGCCATCCAGCTGTTCGTCACCCTGATCGAGTTCAAGCTGACCACTTTGGCCGGCTTCGTCCTGGTGCCCTTCGCGCTGTGGAACAAGACCGCCTTCCTCGCCGAGAAGGTGCTGGGCAACGTGGTCGCGTCCGGCATCAAGGTGCTGGTGCTGGCGGTGATCGTCGGCATCGGCAGCAGGCTGTTCGCCGAGTTCCAGGCCGTGCCGGACGAGCCCACCATCGACCACGCCATGGTGGTCATGCTCGCCGCCCTGGCGCTGCTCGGTCTGGGCATCTTCGGCCCTGGCATCGCCACCGGCCTGGTTTCCGGCGCCCCCCAACTGGGGGCCGGCGCCGCGGCCGGTACCGCCCTGGGCGCCGCGGGCATGGCCGCCGGTGCAGCCGCCGTGGCCACTGGTGTCGGCGGCGCCGTGCTGGCCGGCGCGCGCATGGCGCCTGGCGCGGCACGCCTGGCCATGGGCGGAGCCCGGTCCTTGGCCACCGGAATGGCGCCGGGCCCCGCGACGACTGGGCCAGCGGCGGACAACACGCCGCCAATTGCCGGCTCATCCACGCGGCCAACCAAGCAACCCGACTGGGCCAGGCGCCTGCAACGCAGGCAGCAGCTCACCCAGGCCGCGACCACCGTCGCCCACACGCTGCGCGGCGGCGATGGCGGTGGCTCATCCCCCGGGCCGCAGGTGCGCGACCCCTCGAATACGTGAAGGAGAACGACGATGCGCTTCAAACGCCCTCGGGTGCGCTACGGCGACAGCCCGCAACCGGCCACGCCCTACCAGGCCGCAGCCCAGGTCTGGGATCGGCGCCTGGGCAACAGCCTGGCGCAGGCCCGCAACTGGCGACTGATGGCCTTCGGCTGCCTGAGCCTGGCCCTGCTGATGGCCGGCGGGCTGCTCTGGCGCTCGGTCCAGTCGACGGTGACGCCCTATGTGGTGGAGGTCGACCGTGCCGGCCAGGTCCGCGCCGTCGGCGAGGCCGCCAGTCCCTACCAGCCCGAGGATGCGCAGATCGCCCATCACCTGGCGCGTTTCATCGAGTTGGTGCGGGGGCTGTCCATCGACCCGGTGGTGGTAAGGCAGAACTGGCTCGAGGCCTACCACTCCACCACCGACCGCGGCGCCGCCACGCTCAACGACTACGCCCGCGCCAACGACCCGTTCAGTCGGGTCGGCAAGGAGTCGGTAACGGTGGAGGTGACCAGCGTGGTGCGGGCCAGCGACAGCTCGTTCCAGGTGCGCTGGATCGAACGCCGTTTCGTCAACGGCGCAGCCGCCGGGGTCGAGCGCTGGACCGCGGTGATCTCGCTGGTACTGCAGCCGCCGCACACGGAGGAGAAGCTGCGGCGCAACCCCCTGGGCATCTACGTCAACGGACTGTCCTGGAGCCGCGAACTGGACACTACGCAAGGAGCCAATAAGCGATGAAAACCGCCCTGAACCTCTGCATTTGCCCATTGCTGCTGAGCCTGCTGAGCCTGCTGGCCGGCTGCGCCAGCCACGAGCCGCCGGTGATCGCCCTGGACGAACCGGTGCAGGCGCAGCGCCTGCCGGAGCCACCCAAGCCCATCGAAGTGGTGGCGGTGCCGCAGCCGCTGGCCTTGCCGGCGCAGCTCAAGCCACTGACCGCCAAGACGAGCAAGCCGGCCAGGGAACCGGCCGATGAGCGCGTGCGGGTCTCACGGGCCAACCGCGATGCCCGGGTCCCACCGAGCCGAGAGGGCTATATCAACGCCATTCAGGTCTGGCCCTACTCGGACGGTGCGCTGTACCAGGTGTACGCCAGCCCCGGTCGGGTCACGGCGATCAACCTGCAGCCCGGTGAGGAACTGGTCACCGTAGCCGCCGGCGATACGGTGCGCTGGATCGTCGGCGACACCACCAGTGGTAGCGACGAAGATCTGCGGGTCAGCGTGCTGATCAAACCGACCCGAACCGATCTCAAGACCAATCTGGTCATCACCACCACGCGCCGCACCTACCTGATCGAGCTGAGCTCCACCGAGCACGCCTGGATGGCCTCGGTGTCCTGGGACTACCCCAAGGACCGCCTGC
The genomic region above belongs to Pseudomonas benzenivorans and contains:
- the trbG gene encoding P-type conjugative transfer protein TrbG; the encoded protein is MKTALNLCICPLLLSLLSLLAGCASHEPPVIALDEPVQAQRLPEPPKPIEVVAVPQPLALPAQLKPLTAKTSKPAREPADERVRVSRANRDARVPPSREGYINAIQVWPYSDGALYQVYASPGRVTAINLQPGEELVTVAAGDTVRWIVGDTTSGSDEDLRVSVLIKPTRTDLKTNLVITTTRRTYLIELSSTEHAWMASVSWDYPKDRLLALQRRASAAQVAAPVDAGLALEQLRFRYAISGSNPPWKPLRAFDDGRKVYIQFPAGIAQGELPPLFVIGPEGDGQLVNYRFRSPYYIVDRLFGAAELRLGADQGDVVRIERTDGVARRP
- the trbF gene encoding conjugal transfer protein TrbF, which produces MRFKRPRVRYGDSPQPATPYQAAAQVWDRRLGNSLAQARNWRLMAFGCLSLALLMAGGLLWRSVQSTVTPYVVEVDRAGQVRAVGEAASPYQPEDAQIAHHLARFIELVRGLSIDPVVVRQNWLEAYHSTTDRGAATLNDYARANDPFSRVGKESVTVEVTSVVRASDSSFQVRWIERRFVNGAAAGVERWTAVISLVLQPPHTEEKLRRNPLGIYVNGLSWSRELDTTQGANKR
- the trbJ gene encoding P-type conjugative transfer protein TrbJ — translated: MKPLTRLAPVVMLLTLGLLALQPANAVTVIDPTNLVQNILTAVRTMEMINNQVSQLQNETQMLLNQARNLAKLDYNAVNRLRVTLASTERLLAEAQGLAFDVQRLDREFARLYPAEYASGISGQRLAQEARERWRSGLDGLHTALRVQAQVAQNLALDESVLSELVQLSQAAGGALQATQATNQLLALQAKQSIQAQQLQITQNRAIALELARQAAAAEEARELRRRFMGSGTPYTPYPVQFYR
- the trbL gene encoding P-type conjugative transfer protein TrbL, whose amino-acid sequence is MNDVSVIDRFLEVFGLYIDTGFGLLGGEVAFLTLTLVAIDMTLAGLFWAMGGEDVSAKLIRKILYVGAFAFIIGNFNALAKILFNSFAGLGLLASGSALNQAELLQPGNLAAIGVEAGRPLLDQISRLSDFPKVFGNLHSILVLFLAWLVVIVSFFFLAIQLFVTLIEFKLTTLAGFVLVPFALWNKTAFLAEKVLGNVVASGIKVLVLAVIVGIGSRLFAEFQAVPDEPTIDHAMVVMLAALALLGLGIFGPGIATGLVSGAPQLGAGAAAGTALGAAGMAAGAAAVATGVGGAVLAGARMAPGAARLAMGGARSLATGMAPGPATTGPAADNTPPIAGSSTRPTKQPDWARRLQRRQQLTQAATTVAHTLRGGDGGGSSPGPQVRDPSNT